ggttaaataacttcacatggtgtgtctggtgtgtttccagcattcgtagtgttgatcagcagagaaatagtccgccaggctgcgtttacgtgcgtaattacgtgcaacttccGCGCCTaaagcccccaacgcaacgcttcaacgcgtgtaccgtgcctagaccaatggttccctatgcaaaaatgccgattttcaacgcccctaccgcgagcaacgcggttggtgtggccgtacctttatacTTCCAACATTATGCGCTTTGGCACTCTCATTGCCCCAAAATGTCTCTGTCAAAAAGACGAAAAGTGGACACAGTGCAGAGTTTTACAAGAAAAATGGTCATCGTACTTTTTATTCACGGAAGTAAATGGGAaacctgtgtttggtgtgctcacagcatgtttaattttacaaaattatgccatatttttaccggtccggcccacttgggaatagattttcctccatgtggcccctaggctaaaatgagtttgacacccctgcaCTAGACAGATCACTGGACAACACAAAGGGATACACTAGACAGATCACTGGACAACACAAAGGGATACACTAGACAGATCACTAGACTGATCACTGGACAACACAAAGGGATACACTAGACAGATCACTGGACAACACAAAGTGATACACTTGACAGAGGTGGTCAGAAGGTCTGATAATTCCTTTGCTCTCTGACCGCCCTAGCCATTAGTCACCAGAGCGCACTAGTCTCTGTGTGCCTCAAAGCATCTCAGAGCAAACTTCCACAATTCTGTCTAAGCTATTCTTGTCCTTCGCAGAACTTAAACCAACAGATAAATCAAACGTTAGAAGGCTTTCAGAGAGTGACAGATAGAAATTACAGAGATagtcacagagacagagggacagagacagagacacagagatagtcAGATAGACAGAGTAGCAgagatatagagacagagagagtcacagAAACAGTCAGAGACAGCGATAGAGTCACAGAGACACAGCGATAGaggcacagagacagagaaagagtcacagagacagacaatCTCACAGAGAAAGAGTCACAGAGACAGCGATAGAGTCACAGAGACCAGGACTGAGGCGCCGGGTTAAGGGAAGTCTCGCTTCGCGACCAGGTTTATCAAATGTATGTTGAGCCAAACAGAGCTAATACATACGCACGCCTAAGTATATAATGATACctttatatgtacatatatatatatatatctcaattCCGTTGGATTACCTCTGAAGGTGAGCTCCACCTTGCGGTCCGATCGTCCAGGGAGGTTAGAAATCCTCTTCAGGTTCACTGTGATGGACATGACTCCGACCTGACCTTCGACCCTTACTACGACCTGACCCTAACTACGCCCCTTAACCTAGGAACTGACCCTAACTACGACCTGACCCTAGCCTCCTCTCTGTCCGGACATCATGCTCAGAAGGTGAGCTTGTTTCTGCTGTTGCTGTTCTTCTGTCTGCTGAGCAAACGGCCGCAGGCAGGGCGCCTGTGTGCTGACGACAGTGTGTGTGGAAGGACCCGCCTCGCCAGCCgtgtacacagtgtgtgtgtgtgtgtgtgtgtgtacacacagtgCATGTTAATGTAGGTGAAGGAAGAGACACACAAACTTCTGCTAACCAAAAGTACTGAAAGCCACAAGGAGACTCTCACTAACACGTTCATATTCCCACAGAGGTCTCCAGCCTGGTGTTCACAGCGCAGGTGGGCTCACCTTCTACACTTACAATACTTAAGGAGTACATCGCAAGCAGGAAGACGGTCAGAGGCCTGTACAGTGGAGAGCACCAAGGCAGTCCTGTAGACTAGAGTCATCTACAGACTAGTCGTCTAGAGAGAAGAGTCTGAGTAGGGTCCTCTAGACCAGAGTCCTCTAGAGTAGAGTTCTCTAGAGACAGAGTAGTCTGAATAGCCCTCTTGAGCCGATCTACCCAAAAGGGGTCCTGAACCATAGGGGTCCAAACCTAGATTAATTCAGGACCTAACATTCTCTAACCTAATaactaaactaaccatctctaacctaatacatGAACCTACTATCCCATCCCAGAAGAAATAAACCCGCCTTCTAAGGTTTTACTGGTTACTATAAAAACAGCTTGCAGACCCCCGCAGAGCCCCAGGTACCACCAGGGGGCAGGTCTTGGAGGGGACCACCAGGGGGCACTAAGGACCCATTCATGGAGgggaccaccagggggcagtaaGGACCCGATCCGGGAGGAGACCCGCACTGAGTCCCATGGACCTTTAGGGGGCAGTAAGGACCCGCTCCGGGAGGGGACCTGAACCCGAGgggccactagggggcagttAGGGCCAATCCTTTAGAATGATTCTCGTCTACCAGGACGGAGCAGGTACGATTCAGCTCAAACCGATACTTCATATATTTACGTTTAATATTTGTTAGCATATTTTCATGAAACCAAAGAATTTGTAACACAGTTGGATCTGAACATATTTAGTTTCGTCAGTGAACCGTATTGCCTCATATAGCGTTCAGACCCAGCAGGCCACCCTAGAGAAGGTCTTCATCGGGGTGGGGTCAGGGTGTCAGTGTTATTATCAATTTCGTCAGTTTCACGAGGGAAGAACATGGCTTCCccctttgtaaaataaaaatcacaggtCGTGACACGGGTCTTGCTGTTTGAGGAGAACAAACAATAGTTAAAAGGTGTAATatttattgattaaaaaaagCTGAACTTGTGCACAGGAAATCAAGTGAAGGTTGAGGGGGCGGTGCAGTGCTCTTCTTGGTCCTCTCAGCTCTCCGTCATGTTGGCCCGACAGATGGGACACGTGGCGTTGTCCTGGAAACAGAATCATCATCAAACCCCAGCAGGACAACCTTTAACCTCATCATCAAAACCCAGCAGGTCGACCTTTAACCTAACATCAAAACCTAGCAGGTCGACCTTTAACCCAACATCAAACCCCAGCAGGTCGACCTTTAACCCAACATCAAACTCCAGCAGGTCGACCTTAAACTTATATTCAAACTCCAGCAGGTCGACCTTTAACCATACATCAAACCCCAGCAGGTCGACCTTTAACCCAACATCACACCCAAGGTAGATGTAGTATAGAATGTGTTTCCTACCTTCAGCCAGCGGTCGATGCATGCTACATGGTAGTCATGGAAACACGACAGTATCCGCAGCTGTTCCCCGTCGGCATAGTCACAGAAACAGATGtgacacctgtcaatcaaagcaAACAGGAAGCAGTCAGATCGGAGAGGAAGcagcgcttgtgtgtgtctgtgtctgcctcttgtgtgtgtctgttgtgcgtggatctgtctgtgtgtctcttgtgtatgtctgtgtgtctcactgtgcggcggcggcgttgggggcggggctgaaggTCTTGGTGGGGAAGCGGTCGATCTGCTGCCGGCTCATCAGCATCCTGTTGACCACAGCCCCCTGCTGCTCCTCGAACTGGAGCAGGGcctgacacgcgcacacgcacacacacacacattcagttcTTGGTCTGGGATTTACaggagacacaacacacacatacccaacacacacatacctcatAGTTGTTCCCCTCTAGGTCTGCAGACAGATCTGGTGTCATCCGATTTCGTCGACCAGCTGCTCGACTCCGCCCCCTTCCCCTGGGACGACCAATGAGCTCTGTCGAAACATCCCCGGTAGATTTAGAGAAAGAAGAGCCGAGAGCgcctgggagcactgggagccTGCCCCCCAGAGTGAAGGACACCAAATCATCGTCTGTCTCACTGCTCAGACCGGGTCTGACCCCCTGCTGGGACTGGCTGCTTAGAGAGGCCTACCGTCCTGGAAGGCGGCCATGATACCCTGTAGGGAGGAGCTGGCAGGCGTCCATCTTGGCTCCATGTAGGGGTTCTGCTGGACATCAGGACAGAGAGTTCAGATATTAATGTTGTTACACCATGTTATCGGATTCTAACAATGCTTTTGGCTAGAGGTGGCCAATGATTGAGAGGCCAGAGTGCTCGCAGGTAGACGGGTCGGTGGATAGACAGGTAGGCCattcaatcatttcattcaggCTGAATTGCTGATTGGCTCATTACAGGCTGTTTGCTAATTGGTTCGTAACAGGCTGCGTCGCACACAGATTATTCCCTGTATTTTGTCAGGGCATTTGATGCCAATCATTTAGATTCAACTTGTGACAGCCAGAGAAATGGGCAATGAATGGTGATTGGTAGTCATGAAGATAATGAATTTAAAGTGTCTCTGCATGGTTGTGACTGAGGAACACTCACCCCCTGGACTGTGTGGGGTCTCACATCCTCTCGGTCAAACTGATCctggaacacacaaacacacacacacgattattgccaaaatgattatgacgattattttgatcaatattgatatcacgattatttaccACGATTATTCATTGAAAAAATAATCGTTGGTTTAGGAGCCACACACTGTGCTCAGCGGCAAATTGCagccaggccacgccccccctcccccccccccccccccccccccccccccccccccccccccccccccccccccccccccccccccccccccccccccccccccccccccccccccttttcacgCTTCACGCCGGACTCACGCAGTCGCAGACAGGTCTAGAGGGAGCGCTTGGTTTGCTTTGCAGCGGAGGTAGAGCGTTTACTGCATGGGCGGGGCTCGTTTCTTTTTTCAGCAGCTAGGACACTATCACACTGTGTCCTACGGAGGTGTTTACAGCAGCTAGGACACTACACTGTGTCCTATGGAGGTGTTTACAGCAGCTAGGACACTACACTGTGTCCTACGGAGGTGTTTACAGCAGCTAGGACACTACACTGTGTCCTACGGAGGTGTTTACAGCAGCTAGGACACTACCGTGGAGTCCTACCTGAAGGCTGCGAGCCGTGGCCTCGTCTTCCTCTAGCTGAAGTGTGCGGACCAcagcctcctcttcatcactgcCACAGACGTCCACCAGCGGTCCTGTAAAAGACGAGCACCAGTCAAACCATGAGGGACTGGTaggtctccatggcaaccggGCAGTATCCGTCCATGCTGGTTTCCACAGCAGCCAGGGTTGTTAGGAGTATAAAAACAAAATTAAGTTGATGGATGTTTTGCTGGGAGACACTAGGAGGAGAcactaggagacaccaggaggaggagacactaggagacaccaggggTAGGAGACACTAGGAGGAGAcactaggagacaccaggaGTAGGAGACACTAGGAGGAGAcactaggagacaccaggaggaggagacactaggaggaggagacactaggagacaccagcaggaggagacactaggagacaccaggggTAGGAGACACTAGGAGGAGAcactaggagacaccaggaggaggagacactaggaggaggagacactaggagacaccaggaggaggagacactaggagacaccaggggTAGGAGACACTAGGAGGAGAcactaggagacaccaggaggaggagacactaggagacaccaggggTAGGAGACACTAGGAGGAGAcactaggagacaccaggaggaggagaccctaGGAGGAGAcactaggagacaccaggggTAGGAGACACTAGAGGAGAcactaggagacaccaggaggaggagaccctaGGAGGAGAcactaggagacaccaggaGTAGGAGAcactaggagacaccaggaggaggagacactaggagacaccaggaggaggagacactaggagacaccaggaggaggagacaccaggattAGGAGACACTAGGAGTAGGagacaccaggaggaggagacactaggagacaccaggaGGATGAGACACTAGGAggcaccaggaggaggagacactagGAGTAGGAGACACTAGGAGGAGATACTAGGagacaccaggaggaggagacaccaggaggaggagacactagGAGTAGAAGACACTAGGAGGAGACActaggaggagacaccaggaggaggagacaccaggaggaggagacactaggagacaccaggaGGAAGTCACGACGATGTTCTTACCGGCCGCTTCTCCCAGCTTCTCCCCGTTCATCCAGCGCCGCTCCTCCGCCGTGAGGAAGGACAGCGAAGCCTCCCCGGGagttgggggggcgggggggggctccccGGGGGTCGGGGGGGCCGCCCTGGGGGTCCgtgtcctccccctcttcctgctctgAGGTGGAGCGGGCCGGCCCGCTGACTCCGGACCCTTGAGCCCCTCCAGTTGACCGGCCTGCCCCCCCCAACCATCAGGAAGGGCCTCAGACAGAGACCCAGAGTCCCGAGGGCCCCCCAGCGTACGGTCCGCcttggggggccaggggggcacGAGCCCCACCCGGCTCTGAGCACGGGTGCAGCGGGCCTCAAACTCAGACACAAGACGAGCCTGGAGGAGGGGCTGCTCCCTCACGGGAAGGGGgccactggaggaggaggtagacggggaggaggaggtagacgaggaggaggaggtagacgaggaggaggaagaggaggaggagctgggaagCGTGCAGGGGGATGGGTGAAGGTTTGGATGGTTGGATGAACTCATCTGCCAGGGCCAGGGAGACGCAT
This genomic stretch from Gadus chalcogrammus isolate NIFS_2021 chromosome 9, NIFS_Gcha_1.0, whole genome shotgun sequence harbors:
- the si:ch211-59o9.10 gene encoding uncharacterized protein si:ch211-59o9.10 — encoded protein: MVDRRDGMEEELVDRYLSGLGQRGNHPEEEEVVDRSFLSYLSGPDSYDVMNEARYLFDEFNESVIPETPSPCRASGVASCPPTRGVGCQPSRGGGCRSKRRRLVEEVDASPWPWQMSSSNHPNLHPSPCTLPSSSSSSSSSSTSSSSSTSSSPSTSSSSGPLPVREQPLLQARLVSEFEARCTRAQSRVGLVPPWPPKADRTLGGPRDSGSLSEALPDGWGGQAGQLEGLKGPESAGRPAPPQSRKRGRTRTPRAAPPTPGEPPPAPPTPGEASLSFLTAEERRWMNGEKLGEAAGPLVDVCGSDEEEAVVRTLQLEEDEATARSLQDQFDREDVRPHTVQGNPYMEPRWTPASSSLQGIMAAFQDELIGRPRGRGRSRAAGRRNRMTPDLSADLEGNNYEALLQFEEQQGAVVNRMLMSRQQIDRFPTKTFSPAPNAAAAQCHICFCDYADGEQLRILSCFHDYHVACIDRWLKDNATCPICRANMTES